One Candidatus Neomarinimicrobiota bacterium DNA segment encodes these proteins:
- a CDS encoding TonB-dependent receptor, producing the protein MRKSYTNIVMALLVAIGLSGNAISQTTGTGAITGVVLNSETQQPLPGANIVVVGTVMGTAADENGEFRLDGLSPGEYAVQFTNIGYKARTDTVDVTGGESRFLRIELTPTALQSPQLVVTGSKRSVRVTESPVSIGTLSEDDLQLRMPTTLNEVLSLQPGVQMVGGDVNIRGSSGYTRGAGSRVLVLVDGVPLLASDNGGIYWDAVPTQNIERVEILKGPGSALYGSNALGGVINIITAPISRRSRTSVHLQGGHFSKPSYSNWQWRDRPLFTGKWSVQTERRSGKLGYRIGLGQQSSPGYLQNSWYRRWSVNGKFQYRPNSHQSWESRLFLMNDIHGVFTQWKSAHEPFSAPEESLGDYIINDKFQWALTWSNIVSQKLSHTWKTIYYRTAFQNYQHDNDDYSTSNRVTTNWQTDFHWKENHIATTGMEASFQRTEANIWESHTGYEVAGYLQDEWRMSVRRRMTFGIRADYSQIDDYEGYFQVNPKIGVNHQLTDVWMLRASLGRAFRVPSIAERFIRTRQNIFEVEPNPNLQPETSVTGEIGTHYEVSGFTADIAVFSSRYRDFIDPIQNPETGKISFQNITDAQISGAESTVEFRVPWIPVDQSVSYTFLHPRDVTMDTVLAYRHRHNVVTETRILWSSKLMTSIEYQYRSKVERVQLFPYNPKTGADKRVPIHLWSLNAAYRPTKALTLRLSVSNLFQYYYVMFERNMGAPRHVQIGIDYNF; encoded by the coding sequence TTGAGAAAGTCATATACAAATATCGTAATGGCATTGCTTGTTGCGATTGGGCTGTCGGGCAATGCAATATCACAAACCACGGGCACCGGGGCAATAACAGGAGTTGTACTCAACAGTGAAACTCAACAACCGCTCCCTGGCGCCAATATCGTCGTCGTTGGCACCGTGATGGGCACAGCTGCAGACGAAAATGGCGAATTTCGGTTGGACGGCTTGTCTCCCGGTGAATATGCAGTTCAATTTACCAATATAGGTTACAAAGCCAGAACTGATACCGTAGATGTTACGGGCGGAGAGTCTCGGTTCCTCCGAATTGAGTTGACGCCGACAGCGTTACAGTCCCCGCAGCTGGTGGTCACCGGGAGCAAACGTTCGGTGCGGGTGACCGAGTCGCCGGTCTCAATTGGAACACTAAGTGAAGACGATCTGCAGCTCCGGATGCCGACTACGCTCAATGAGGTGCTCTCCCTCCAGCCGGGCGTGCAGATGGTCGGCGGGGACGTGAATATTCGCGGCAGCAGCGGCTATACCCGCGGCGCCGGCAGCCGCGTACTGGTGCTGGTGGATGGCGTGCCGCTCCTGGCATCCGACAACGGCGGCATCTACTGGGATGCTGTACCGACGCAAAATATCGAGCGCGTGGAAATCCTGAAGGGGCCGGGTTCAGCACTTTACGGTTCCAACGCGCTGGGTGGCGTCATCAATATTATTACCGCGCCGATTTCACGAAGATCACGGACGTCCGTTCATCTACAGGGAGGACATTTTTCGAAACCATCTTACAGCAACTGGCAGTGGCGTGACAGGCCATTGTTCACCGGAAAGTGGAGCGTTCAGACCGAACGCCGGAGCGGGAAACTCGGCTACCGGATCGGACTCGGCCAACAGAGTTCGCCAGGCTACCTGCAGAACAGCTGGTACCGGCGGTGGTCGGTCAACGGAAAGTTTCAGTATAGACCGAACTCACACCAGAGCTGGGAATCCCGGCTCTTTTTGATGAACGATATCCACGGCGTATTCACCCAGTGGAAGAGTGCTCACGAGCCGTTCAGCGCGCCGGAGGAATCCCTGGGCGACTATATCATCAACGATAAATTCCAGTGGGCGCTGACCTGGTCGAATATCGTCTCACAGAAGCTCTCTCACACGTGGAAGACCATCTATTACCGGACGGCCTTCCAGAATTACCAGCACGATAACGACGACTACTCCACCTCCAACCGTGTAACTACCAACTGGCAGACTGATTTCCACTGGAAGGAAAATCACATTGCGACTACCGGGATGGAAGCCTCTTTTCAGCGGACGGAAGCCAATATCTGGGAGAGTCACACCGGATATGAGGTCGCCGGCTATCTCCAGGATGAATGGCGGATGTCGGTGCGGAGGCGAATGACTTTTGGCATTCGGGCAGATTATTCGCAAATAGACGATTACGAGGGCTACTTCCAGGTGAATCCAAAGATCGGCGTGAACCATCAGCTCACCGATGTCTGGATGCTCAGGGCATCGCTGGGACGAGCGTTTCGGGTGCCGTCCATCGCCGAGCGGTTTATCCGCACGCGCCAGAATATCTTTGAAGTGGAACCTAACCCCAACCTGCAGCCAGAGACGAGCGTCACCGGCGAAATCGGCACACATTATGAAGTTTCCGGGTTTACCGCTGATATTGCGGTCTTTTCCTCGCGGTACAGAGACTTTATCGATCCGATCCAGAATCCCGAGACAGGAAAAATCTCGTTTCAAAACATCACCGATGCACAAATCAGTGGCGCGGAGTCCACTGTAGAGTTTCGGGTGCCCTGGATTCCGGTGGATCAGTCGGTTTCGTATACTTTTCTGCATCCCAGAGATGTCACTATGGACACGGTGCTGGCGTACCGGCACCGGCACAACGTAGTCACCGAAACCCGGATTCTCTGGAGCAGTAAACTCATGACGAGCATCGAATATCAATATCGCAGCAAGGTGGAGCGGGTGCAGCTCTTTCCTTACAATCCGAAGACCGGCGCGGACAAGCGCGTGCCCATCCATCTCTGGAGTCTGAATGCGGCGTATCGACCGACAAAGGCGCTGACGCTCCGGCTCTCCGTCTCAAATCTCTTTCAGTATTATTACGTCATGTTCGAACGGAATATGGGAGCACCGCGGCACGTGCAGATAGGGATCGATTACAATTTTTAG
- a CDS encoding methyltransferase domain-containing protein — METQTSTAPDIDFSELRTEIQKEYATVATEPDRGFHFHTGRRAVALMEYEERWLTAIPKSVIASFSGTGNPFLSGALQPGERVVDIGSGGGMDSLVAAQMVGENGYVIGVDMTPAMLQKARRGKQEMQLENVEFRKGQAEELPVPDDWADVIISNGVFNLIPDKVQAVQEMDRVLQPGGRLQIADIKVKRAVSEEAKSDIDLWTG, encoded by the coding sequence ATGGAGACGCAAACCAGTACTGCCCCGGATATAGATTTCAGCGAGTTGCGTACAGAAATCCAGAAAGAATATGCCACCGTCGCCACGGAGCCTGATCGTGGGTTTCATTTTCATACCGGACGACGAGCAGTCGCACTCATGGAATACGAAGAGCGGTGGCTTACAGCGATTCCTAAATCGGTGATCGCCTCGTTCTCCGGCACCGGGAACCCCTTCCTTTCAGGGGCATTGCAGCCCGGAGAGCGGGTCGTGGATATCGGTTCTGGGGGAGGTATGGATAGCCTTGTCGCAGCTCAGATGGTAGGTGAGAACGGCTATGTTATCGGTGTGGATATGACGCCTGCTATGTTACAAAAAGCCCGGCGGGGAAAACAGGAAATGCAGCTAGAAAATGTCGAGTTTCGAAAAGGACAGGCAGAGGAACTCCCGGTACCCGATGATTGGGCAGATGTCATCATATCCAACGGCGTATTCAACTTAATCCCGGATAAAGTCCAGGCGGTGCAGGAAATGGACAGGGTGCTTCAACCGGGTGGCCGGCTCCAGATCGCCGACATCAAGGTTAAACGCGCTGTGTCCGAAGAGGCGAAATCCGATATTGACCTGTGGACCGGGTGA
- a CDS encoding histidine kinase: MKARETSTKFWLWYHIGLLLFSALMAIVMKFIQQGSVLPVIFPTVFLISESMGYMAIYVMRKSRGYSQQELRKKILPALLLFFVASFLIVNVIVSLGVFGWFVYAGLDLSDFWTHLFRNELATANIRFAFWLLFFCIAFFYILWQKAAKREERLRAENLRYRYNTLKLQVNPHFLFNSLNILSEMEGRETEEYVQKLSGIYRYVLENEKTDFIPLEEELRFARRYFDLHRERDGDKIVLEIDVAETEQYQIIPMSLQILIENALKHNTRSQSNPLRIQISQAENYITVSNNIQRKETLEKSTRTGLSNLRERVRLLMDREMDIREEDNRFIVKLPIRRAAQ; encoded by the coding sequence ATGAAAGCGCGAGAAACGTCAACCAAATTCTGGCTGTGGTACCATATCGGTCTGTTACTGTTCAGCGCACTGATGGCCATAGTGATGAAATTTATTCAGCAGGGCAGCGTTCTTCCGGTCATATTTCCCACTGTTTTTCTTATCTCGGAAAGTATGGGATACATGGCAATTTACGTGATGCGGAAATCCCGGGGGTACAGCCAGCAAGAACTGCGCAAAAAAATCCTCCCGGCGCTGCTACTGTTTTTCGTAGCCTCATTTCTCATCGTCAACGTGATCGTCTCCCTGGGCGTTTTCGGTTGGTTCGTGTATGCGGGGTTGGATTTGAGCGACTTCTGGACACACCTGTTCCGGAACGAACTGGCTACCGCAAACATCCGGTTCGCGTTCTGGCTGCTCTTCTTCTGCATCGCCTTTTTCTACATCCTGTGGCAGAAAGCGGCGAAGCGGGAAGAGCGCCTGCGAGCGGAGAACCTCCGGTACCGGTACAATACGTTGAAATTGCAGGTGAATCCGCACTTTCTGTTTAACAGTCTGAATATTCTCTCAGAGATGGAGGGGCGTGAAACCGAGGAGTACGTCCAGAAATTATCCGGCATTTACCGATACGTGCTGGAAAACGAGAAGACGGACTTCATTCCACTGGAGGAAGAACTCCGGTTCGCCCGGCGATATTTCGACTTGCACCGGGAGCGGGACGGGGATAAAATTGTGCTGGAGATTGATGTAGCAGAAACCGAACAATATCAAATCATACCTATGTCATTGCAAATACTCATAGAAAACGCGCTCAAGCATAACACCCGATCCCAATCGAATCCGCTGCGAATACAGATATCTCAAGCGGAAAATTATATTACGGTATCCAATAATATCCAGCGGAAAGAGACGCTGGAAAAGTCCACCCGAACCGGGCTATCAAATCTGAGAGAACGAGTCAGACTGCTGATGGATCGGGAGATGGATATCCGGGAAGAAGACAACCGATTCATCGTGAAATTGCCAATCAGACGGGCCGCTCAATGA
- a CDS encoding LytTR family DNA-binding domain-containing protein, with translation MKVVIIEDEALAAQKFRRQLREIDDSIEVVTVLESVENATNWLATNPAPDLIFMDIQLEDGLCFEIFDHQRIGTPVIFTTAYDAYTLKAFKVNSVDYLLKPIDAGELEKAIKKFRRVHEQNGAQKLDVMLNLLRPGTKKRFLIKIGEHYKSVPVSEIQYFFVRDRSVYICVDGGKQYVIDYSLDAIEEMIDPETFFRINRSIIVRAGAIRDMIAHSSSRLKLALNNWSGSENVIVSRERVADFKRWMDR, from the coding sequence ATGAAAGTCGTGATCATAGAAGACGAGGCGCTGGCGGCGCAGAAATTCCGCCGGCAGCTCCGGGAGATCGACGACTCCATAGAAGTCGTCACCGTCCTGGAATCGGTGGAAAACGCCACCAACTGGCTGGCGACCAATCCTGCGCCGGATCTGATCTTTATGGACATCCAGCTGGAGGACGGCCTCTGCTTCGAGATATTCGATCATCAGCGGATTGGGACGCCGGTTATCTTCACCACGGCGTACGATGCGTATACGCTAAAGGCGTTCAAGGTCAACAGCGTGGACTACCTACTCAAGCCCATCGATGCCGGGGAACTCGAAAAGGCAATAAAGAAGTTCCGGCGTGTCCATGAGCAGAACGGTGCGCAAAAGCTAGACGTCATGCTGAATCTCCTGCGACCGGGGACAAAGAAGCGCTTCCTCATCAAAATCGGCGAGCATTACAAGTCCGTGCCGGTCTCGGAGATTCAGTACTTTTTTGTCCGGGATCGCAGTGTGTACATCTGTGTTGATGGCGGCAAGCAGTATGTCATTGACTATTCCCTGGATGCCATCGAGGAAATGATCGATCCGGAGACATTCTTCCGCATCAATCGGAGTATTATTGTGCGGGCAGGTGCAATTCGGGATATGATTGCGCATTCGTCCAGTCGCCTGAAATTAGCGCTGAACAACTGGTCGGGCTCTGAAAACGTTATCGTGAGCCGGGAGCGCGTTGCCGACTTCAAGCGGTGGATGGATCGGTGA
- a CDS encoding helix-turn-helix domain-containing protein: MDSHTFAQIAKALSDPKRVELLQALEEKAIQCNDYQCCDLSEKCCNVGEITDRIGLAISTTSYHLKELKRAGLVQTSKRGKQVYVELNFPLFRELSDYFESFLEPIQPETEVTP, encoded by the coding sequence ATGGATTCACACACATTCGCACAAATCGCCAAGGCACTTTCCGATCCCAAACGGGTGGAATTACTTCAGGCACTGGAGGAAAAAGCAATACAGTGTAACGATTATCAATGCTGCGACCTCTCCGAAAAGTGCTGCAACGTCGGCGAAATCACCGACCGGATCGGTCTGGCAATCTCCACGACCTCGTATCATCTAAAGGAGCTGAAGCGCGCCGGACTAGTGCAAACATCCAAGCGCGGTAAGCAGGTCTACGTGGAACTAAATTTTCCGCTGTTTCGGGAATTAAGCGACTATTTCGAGTCGTTTCTCGAACCAATTCAACCAGAAACGGAGGTAACACCATGA
- a CDS encoding site-specific DNA-methyltransferase, whose protein sequence is MVRLTTHTLHFTDARSLDGIDDKSIQLIVTSPPYPMIEMWDEIFAKMNPEIGAALSNEEGSRAFDLMHGELEKVWTECTRVLSPGGMLCINIGDATRTVGGDFRLWSNHAEIIRQCESLGLQNLPNILWRKPTNSPTKFMGSGMLPPGAYVTLEHEYILVFRKGGKRVFRAEEEKQNRRESAFFWEERNKWFSDVWMDLKGIGQELNDTQLRKRSGAFPLELAYRLINMFSVKGDTVLDPFLGTGTTILASMVGERNSIGVEIDAEFRQRIESQIEKVSELSERIVSDRLHSHTKFVAQREKPLKYQNDYHDTPVVSRQERALRMRKIHTVTHPSKNVYRVEYQRG, encoded by the coding sequence ATGGTCAGATTAACCACTCACACACTCCACTTCACAGACGCCCGCTCACTGGACGGTATCGACGATAAGAGCATTCAGTTAATCGTCACCTCGCCGCCGTACCCGATGATCGAGATGTGGGACGAAATTTTCGCAAAGATGAATCCGGAGATCGGCGCAGCGCTCTCCAATGAAGAGGGAAGCCGTGCATTTGATTTGATGCACGGTGAACTGGAGAAAGTCTGGACAGAATGCACGCGAGTGTTGAGTCCCGGCGGGATGCTCTGCATCAATATCGGCGATGCGACCCGAACGGTGGGCGGGGATTTTCGGCTGTGGTCGAATCATGCTGAAATTATCCGGCAATGCGAATCACTGGGATTGCAGAATCTGCCGAACATCCTCTGGCGGAAGCCCACCAACTCGCCGACCAAATTCATGGGCTCCGGGATGCTACCGCCCGGCGCTTATGTGACACTGGAGCATGAGTATATCTTGGTATTCCGAAAAGGCGGTAAACGAGTCTTTCGCGCCGAAGAAGAAAAGCAGAACCGCCGCGAGAGCGCCTTCTTCTGGGAAGAGAGAAACAAATGGTTTTCCGACGTCTGGATGGATTTGAAGGGCATCGGTCAGGAATTGAACGATACGCAATTGCGCAAAAGAAGCGGCGCGTTCCCGCTCGAGCTGGCATACCGGCTGATCAATATGTTCTCCGTGAAGGGAGATACGGTGCTCGATCCATTTCTGGGGACCGGCACGACGATCCTGGCATCTATGGTAGGAGAGCGGAATAGTATCGGCGTGGAAATCGATGCGGAATTCCGTCAGCGTATCGAATCCCAAATTGAAAAGGTGTCGGAATTATCGGAACGGATTGTAAGCGATCGATTGCACAGTCATACAAAGTTCGTTGCTCAGCGCGAAAAACCGTTGAAGTATCAAAACGATTACCATGATACGCCGGTGGTGAGCCGACAGGAGAGGGCGTTGCGCATGCGGAAGATTCACACCGTAACCCATCCCAGTAAAAATGTGTATCGGGTAGAATATCAAAGAGGTTGA